The region ACTGCAGGAGGGCATCGGTCAGCATCGCGCGGCTGGGCGCCACATGCAGCACATTCGCCCGGCACTCGGCGTTGCGCAGAGCACCGTCGCGCGCCGTCGCATTCAGCAGCAACACGTCCGGTCCTGCGCGCTCGGAAAGGACCGACAGCGTGGACGCATCGGCCATGACCACGATCAGCTCGACGCCGTCGGCCTTCAGCTCGTCCAGAGCCGCTTCCGCCTCTTCCGGCGGAACGGCGCGGGTTTCAAGCGTGAAGTCGACACCGATGAACCGCCCGGTGGTCTGATTGTCCTCGATGCCGAGCGTGCCACCGGCAATACCCAGATCGTCCGGTGGCAGGTCCAGCCGCGAAATAGGCAGCAGCCCGGTCCGGTCGATGCGGAGCACCGCGCTCTTGACTTCGAGCGCCGATGCGGCGGATGCGGTGAACAATGCCACGCACAGAATAGCGAACAGAGTTCGCAACACCATCATTGCCAGGTGACCTCCCAATCCTCCCAGCCTCACCGCCGGCTTTGCCCGGCCGGTAAACCTCTTGAAGCAGAATGACAGTGCAATCCATGCAGAAAAACCGAGACCTAAGGACTATTGTCGGACAACTGCCGGCGGATAATTCTGACGGTCATGTCCCGCGCAATCCTTATGAGCTTATGGCTCGTGATCGCTCCGATGACCGCCAATGGAGGCTCCTACAAGCCCCTGGAACCGGGGCCCGACCTGGCCTATCTCGGTTTCTCCTTCGTCGATCTGTCTACGGAAGGGGCCTATAACGGCGTACGCGCCGACGAAACGGGCCGGCTCCGGATGCTCGAAGAGACCCTCAGGGAGCGTTTTGCCCAGGAAGGCTATACCGTTCTTTCCAACGACCCCATCGCGGCAAAGCTCGCCACCGTCAGCAATCCGGCCCGCTGTTACGATTGCGAGATCAGGCTGGCGGACCGGCTCGGCGCCCGTTACGTCGTCGTCGGAGAGGTCAGGAAAGTGTCGAATCTCGTCCTCTCCATAAGCCTCGTGATGCGTGACGTGGAGACCGGTGACCGCGTGCGGGCGCTGGCGGTCGACATTCGCGGCAATACCGACCAGAGCTGGCTGCGTGGGATGGACTACATCCTGAAGAACCACTTTTTCAAACAGTGAGGAAAGCGCACGGCGCAGTCACTGCCCTCCGGGCTCCGGCTGCACCTGTTCGGCAGGGTAGCCG is a window of Roseibium salinum DNA encoding:
- a CDS encoding DUF3280 domain-containing protein; amino-acid sequence: MSLWLVIAPMTANGGSYKPLEPGPDLAYLGFSFVDLSTEGAYNGVRADETGRLRMLEETLRERFAQEGYTVLSNDPIAAKLATVSNPARCYDCEIRLADRLGARYVVVGEVRKVSNLVLSISLVMRDVETGDRVRALAVDIRGNTDQSWLRGMDYILKNHFFKQ